In Plodia interpunctella isolate USDA-ARS_2022_Savannah chromosome 9, ilPloInte3.2, whole genome shotgun sequence, a single genomic region encodes these proteins:
- the LOC128672595 gene encoding uncharacterized protein LOC128672595, translated as MKFVYLLCAIIVFISEVNSIDVQTADATEKKKVIAEDGIFLRKLQDKEQSTRWNDILADILVNTVSGSTNNAQKEETNEKIEHDGFLKTLFSKTLYLYKYYVYDKFKVAADNDVKIVEPEEWAGDPNDNVEVFKTNRVKGERCTTCNGTNNDDCPHGMRKNDDGKCMASPLMISVPEYCPKGYRKDRWGYCRFVFNF; from the coding sequence ATGaagtttgtgtatttattgtgTGCCATTATCGTTTTTATAAGTGAAGTCAATAGTATCGACGTACAAACAGCCGATgctacagaaaaaaaaaaggttatagCTGAAGATGGAATATTTCTAAGAAAACTACAAGATAAAGAACAATCTACTAGATGGAACGACATTCTAGCTGATATACTAGTAAACACAGTGAGTGGATCAACAAACAACGCACAAAAGGAAGAAACTAACGAAAAAATCGAACACGATGGATTTCTGAAAACACTTTTTAGTAAAACCCTGTATCTGTACAAATACTATGTCTACGATAAATTCAAAGTTGCTGCTGACAATGACGTTAAAATAGTCGAACCAGAAGAGTGGGCAGGTGATCCAAATGATAACGTGgaagtttttaaaacaaatcgaGTGAAAGGAGAAAGATGTACAACATGTAATGGTACAAATAACGACGATTGTCCACATGGAATGCGTAAAAATGATGACGGAAAGTGTATGGCATCTCCGCTAATGATTTCTGTGCCTGAATATTGTCCGAAGGGGTACAGGAAAGACCGTTGGGGATATTGCAGATTcgtgtttaatttttga